TATTCCAGATGTAGCTTTTTTGATGGTATTAGGAGTAATTATAGGACCAGTACTTGGAGTAATTCAACCTGAAGCAGTAATCCAAGTTGTTCCATATTTTGCAGCTTTAGCATTAATTATCATCATGTTTGATGGGGGGTTAAATCTTGATATAAAAAATATGATCAGAACTGCACATTTTGCATTTACGCTTGCTTTATTGGGATTTATTTTATCTGTCGTTTTGGTAACCATTGGAGCTCATTATGTACTAGATTGGTTTTGGTTAGATAGCATTCTCTTAGGTTCAATTGTTGGAGGTAGTAGCTCTGCAATTGTATTTGGGTTAGTACGAAACATCAGAATTTCAGAAGATGCAAAATCAATGCTTAGTTTTGAATCTGCTCTGACAGATATCTTGTCAACGATTGTAGCATTTATTATGTTTGAGGCAATCTTAGCTGGAAGTTTTGATCTTCAAACTTTGGAAGATACGTTAGGAAGGGCAATCGTAGTAGGATTAGTTTTAGGATTTGGAGTAGGAATTCCATGGATGTATGTATCAACAAAGCTTGCAAATGCTCAGCACGGATATATGTTAACTTTGGGAGTTTTGTTTGTGTTATTCTTTTTAGCAAATTCATTTGGTGAGTCTGGCGCATTAACTGCGTTGATATTTGGATTAATGTTAGGAAACAAGGCACATTTATCCAAAATATTGAGATTCAAACTGCCAAAAATCGATATGGATGACCCTACACATAATCAACTTACATTTTTGGTACGATCATTCTTTTTTGTGTTTGTTGGATTGATGGCAAGTTTTGGAAGAGTAGAATATGTCATCTTTGGCATATTGATTACAATAGCAATTTACTATGGAAGGACTATAGTAGGAAAAATTACTCTTACAAAGAGATTTTCACAGTTAGACAGGCAAGTTACATATGTTATGATTCCAAGGGGTTTGGCAGCAGCTGTACTTGCAACTTATCCAATTACTATGGGATTACCAAATGCAGAAGCATATCCAGAAATTGTATTTTTCATAATTTTGTCCTCAGTCATTATTACAAC
Above is a window of Nitrosopumilus sp. K4 DNA encoding:
- a CDS encoding cation:proton antiporter, whose amino-acid sequence is MLMVLNFFRGQIQDISILDNFDKTYFLDKISEIQESIGTLAIQDGPIASAHVVLLAAGVVVFLGVAGEAFFKKTGIPDVAFLMVLGVIIGPVLGVIQPEAVIQVVPYFAALALIIIMFDGGLNLDIKNMIRTAHFAFTLALLGFILSVVLVTIGAHYVLDWFWLDSILLGSIVGGSSSAIVFGLVRNIRISEDAKSMLSFESALTDILSTIVAFIMFEAILAGSFDLQTLEDTLGRAIVVGLVLGFGVGIPWMYVSTKLANAQHGYMLTLGVLFVLFFLANSFGESGALTALIFGLMLGNKAHLSKILRFKLPKIDMDDPTHNQLTFLVRSFFFVFVGLMASFGRVEYVIFGILITIAIYYGRTIVGKITLTKRFSQLDRQVTYVMIPRGLAAAVLATYPITMGLPNAEAYPEIVFFIILSSVIITTIGLGKTKNIPPPESVEGGFVKPPEDPSTK